The sequence GGCGTACTGCGAGGGGCTGGAGGCGAGCGGCCGGTACGTGCTGACCATCTGGCCGTACCACGCGCTCCTGGGCGGGCAGAGCCACGCGCTGGTGCCGGCGATGTACGAGGCCAGCCTCTTCCACGCGCTGGTGCGGGACACGCCCACGCACTTCGAACTGAAGGGCGAGCACCCGCTGACGGAGAACTACTCCGTGATGGCGCCGGAGGTGACGGAGGTGAAGGGCCAGCGCGTGGGCGAGTTCAACGCGCGGCTGATGGAGCACCTGATGACGTTCGACCGCGTGTACGTCTTCGGGCAGGCCAGCTCGCACTGCGTGCTGTCCACGCTGCGCGACCTGCAGCAGTACCTGGAGCGCACGGACAGGTCGAAGCTCCAGCGCATCCACATCCTGGAGGACGCGATGAGCCCCGTGCCCGCGCCCCCGCTGCAGCCGCTGCCCCCGGGCCTGGACTTCCCGCGCGTGGCGAAGGAGGCCCTGGAGGGCTTCCGCGCCGCCGGGATGCGCGTGGTGCGGACGACGGACCCGATGGCGCCGTAGACGGAACTACCGGCCCAGGCGCGCGAGGGCCCACTTCGCGGTGGCTTCGCGCAGTGTCTCCCGCGCGCTGGCACCGGGGCGGGCCTGGCCGCTCAGCTCCACCACCTCGCGGAAGAGGGACAGCTCGGGGCCGTTGTCCCGCTGCACGATGCCCGCGAAGAGCACCACGTGCGTGCCCTGCGCGCGCGCAAGCCTCGCGAGCGCCACCGGGCCCTTGCCCATGGACGTCTGCCGGTCGAAGCGCCCCTCGCCCGTGAGCACCAGGTCCGCGAGCAGCACGCGCCGCTCCATCCCCAGCGCCCGCGCCACCAGGTCGTAGCCGGACGTCAGCTTCCCGCCCGCGAGCGCCGCCAGGCCGTAGCCCAGGCCTCCCGCCGCGCCCGCGCCCGGCAGGTTCGCCGTGGCCTCGTCCACGATGCGGCAGAACGTGGCCAGCGCCGCCTCCAGCTCCTCCACCGCCGCGGCGTCCGCGCCCTTCTGCGGACCGAAGAGCCGCGCGGAGCCGTCGTTGCCCAGGAGCGGCGTCGTCACGTCCGTGGCGATGAGCAGCTCCACCTGCTCCAGGCGCGGGTGCTTCCCGGTCGCGTCCACGCGCGAAAGCCTCGCGAGGCTCGCGCCACCTGGAGGCAGCGGTGCCCCGTCCGCGTCGAGGAAACGGAAGCCCAGCGCCTCCAGCGCGCCCTTGCCGCCGTCCGTGGTGGCGCTGCCGCCCAGCCCGACGATGAGCCGCTCACAGCCCGCGTCCAGCGCCGCGCGCAGCAGCTGCCCCGTGCCGTGCGTGCACGCGGCCCGCGCATCCCGCTGCTCCGGCGGCACCAGGCTGAGCCCCGAGGCCTGCGCCATCTCCACCACCGCCGTGCGCCCGTCGTCCAGCCGCGCCCAGCTGGCCTCCACCGGCGCGCCCAGCGGGCCTTGCACCGTGAGCTTGCGGCGCTCGCCCTTCGGCATGCCCACGAGCAGCGCGTCCAGCGTACCCGGGCCTCCGTCCGCGAGCGGCGCCACGTCCAGCACCACTTCCAGCGAGGCCTCCCGCAGCCCCTCCGCCATGGCATCCGCGGCCTCCGCCGCGCTCAACGTGCCCTTGAACTCCTGGGGCGCGAGCAACCAACGCGGGCGGATCATTCGTGGACACCCACGGGCGTGGACCCCGCGCACACGGGGGGACTCCGGTGGGCACTCCGCCACCGCGTCTGCAGCATGGACTTCATCGTTCCTCCCGGGCCGGGGCGGTACTGACCCCGGCATACCATTCCAGGAGGGGGCGTGGCCCCTGGAGCGAGGGCATCACGCGCTGTGAAATCCGCTCCAACCGCTGGAGCAGCCGGGCCACCTCTTCGGACGGCTGCCGCGCGGGGCCCTGGATGCGCTGGCAGAAGAACGTGCGGCAGCCGAACGGCCGGTCCGCGTACACCGTGCAGCGCAGGCCCGCCGCGTCCAGGTAGGGGCACGCACCGTCGGCCCGGGCCGGGGGGAGGGGCTTGCTGCGCTTGAGCAGCTCCCACTCCGGGAGCCACAGCCACGGCTGGCGCTTCGTCACCGCCAACTGGCAGCACTCACCGCTCGCCGGACACGAGTACGGGGCGTACGCCGCATCCGCCTGGCGGTACACGGTGCGCGTCTCCTGGAGGGCGCGCTCCAGTGCCCGCGTACCCGACGCGGGGGCTTCGTCGTCTGCGTCGTCCCAATCCCGGCGTGCCATGCCCTGAACCATTCCCGCACGTCGGAGCCCATTGGATGGACCCCTTGGATGGGTCCTACCCTATCTCACAGCATGCGCAGCACGAAACATTTGAGGTACCGCGTCTCGCGCAGGTTGAGGAGGACGGGGTGGTCGCGGCCGGCGCCCCGGCGCTCGATGATCTGCACCCGGCGCTTCGCGTCCGAGGCCGCGGAGGCGAGCATCTCCTCGAAGGCCTGCTCGTCCACATGGTACGTGCAACTCGCGGTCACCAGGATGCCGCCGGGCCGCAGGAGCTGGAAGGCGCGCAGGTTGAGTTCCTTATAGCCGCGCACCGCCGCCGGGATCGCGTCCTTGTTCTTCGCGAAGGAGGGCGGATCCAACACGATGGTGTCGTAGCGCTTGCCCTCGTCCACCGCGTCGCGCAGGAAGTCGAACGCGTTGGCCGTCACGACCTCCAGGTTGGTGAGCTTGTTGGCCTGGGCGTTGTCGCGCAGTTGCGCGGAGGCGGACTCGGAAATCTCCACCGCCGTGACGTGCTTCGCGCGCGTGGCCAGCTGGAGCGCGAACCCGCCCACGTAGCTGAAGCAGTCCAGCGCCTCGCCAAAGGCGTACTGCGCCGCCATCACGTGGTTCTCACGCTGGTCCAGGAACGCGCCCGTCTTCTGGCCCTCGAGCAGGTCCGCGCGCACGCGCACCAGGCCCTCGTCGAAGGGCACCGGGCCCGGCGGCAGCGAGCCTCGCAGGAGGCCCTTCTCCGGGAGGAGTCCCTCCAGGTGGCGCACGCTCACGTCGGAGCGGTTGACGATGCCCTTGGGGCGCAGCAGTTCCTCCAGCAGGTCCGCGATGAGCGCCTTGCGCTGCTCCATGGCGGGGACCAGGAACTGCACGCTGAGGTAGTCGCCGTAGCGGTCCACCACCAGCCCGGGCAGGCCGTCCGCCTCGCCGTGCACCAGCCGGTACGTCGTCTCGCCGGGCAGCGCCAGCTTGCGCAGCGCCTCGGCGGACTGGAGGCGCTGGCGGAAGAAGTCCGCGTCCACCGCGACGTCGTCGTTGGTGAGCCAGCGCAGGGAGATCTTGGACTGCTTCGAATAGAAGGCCTTGCCCAGGAACCAGCCGCGGCCGTCCACCACGCGGACGACCTCACCGCCCTGGAGGCCGGGGTCGCCATTGAGGTCCGCGCGGTAGATCCACGGCGGGCCCGCGAGCCACCGGTCGGAGCCGCGGCGCAGCAGCATCACCTGGGGCGTGCCGTCCGGGCCCAGCTCCGGGGACGTGCGGTCCGGCCGCATCTTCTCGGGGCGCTGGCCGTGCTTCTCCGGACGCGCGCCGGGCTTGCCACCGCGTCCGGGGGGAGGGGCGCCGGGACGGCCGGAGCGGGGGGGAGAGGAGGGCGTCATCGGAGGCGTCTCGGAGGCAAAGAGGCGGAGGGGAACGGGCGGCGTATACTCGCAACCCGCGTGAGTTACGAGTTGGTCCTTCAGGCGCGGGCCCCGGGCGCCCCCTACGACGAGACCCGGGTGGAGGCCCTGCTGGCGGCACGCCCGGGGACCGTCCGCCCGGACGGCGTGCGGGAGTGGGACCTGGGGGTGGGCGTCGTGGAGGTGCTGCCCCTGCGCGACGGCAAGCGGGTGGTGGGCACGGAGCTGCGCGTGCCGCTGGTGGACCACGAGGAGCTCATCCGCGAGGTCCTGACCGAAGCCGCCGGGCTGGCCCACAAGGCCCAGCTCCGGCTGTTCGACCCGCAGCTGGGAGAGGTCCTCACCGGCTCCGCCACGGAGCGGGTGGTGGAGCAGTACCTGCGCACGGAGCACTACCGGCGCACCGCCAAGCCCATGGAGATCACCCCCGGCCTGGAGGAGGCGATGAACCGGGCGGAGCGGGCGGAGTCGCTGGGCCTGCGGTCCGAGCCGATGGCGCTGTCCACGCGGCTGGTGCTCTTCGCGGTGGGCGGCTTCGCCATCCTCTTCTTCGTGATGCGCTTCCTGATGGCGCAGCTCAACGGGGAGTAGGCCCGGGTCGGCGCGGCTCCTGGCAGTCCTCCGGGGAGCACGGGTTGTCCGGCTGGAGATGAGCGCGGGAGTGAATCTGGCGTTAACGTGCCGGCGTGCTCAAGGTCCTCGTCATCGTCTGCATCCTGTTGCCCCTGGTGGAGCTCTACCTGCTCATCACGCTGGGGCACCACATCGGCTTGGGGTCCACGCTCGCGCTGCTGGCCGGCTCCGCCGTGCTGGGGAGCCTCATCGCCCGGAAACAGGGCGAGAAGGTGTTCCGCAACTGGCGCGAGGCCATGGCGGGCGGCGGCGTGCCCGAGGAGGGCCTGCTCAACGGCGTGCTGGTGCTGGTGGGCGGAGCGCTGCTCATCGCGCCGGGGTTCATCTCGGACGTGATGGGGCTGGCGCTGATGGTGCCGCCGGTGCGCCGCTGGGTGACGGCGCGGGTGCGGCGCTCGCTGGAGCAGACGCTGCGGTCGGGCACCGTGCGCTTCACGCACATCGGCGGCATGGGGCCCATGCCGGGCGAGGACCCGTTCCAGGACGCCCGGCGCTTCGACGCGCAGGAGACGCCCTCGAAGACGGAGCCCTCGGAGGGCCCCGCGACCTTCCGTCGCCCCCGGAGCGAAGGGGGCGAGGTGGACGCGGAGCTCACCAGCGACGAGGAACCCCGGGGCTGACGGGCACCCGCTGCGGCGAGCCGTTCCACCGCGGCGTCACGGGCGTGGGGACGGGCATGGGCGCGGGGGCCTGCGCGGGTGCGCCGGGCTGCGGCTCGGCGGACATGCCCAGGGCGATGCGGGCCTCGGTGGCGTAGCGGCCGTTGGGGAACTCGCGGAGGTACTGGCGGAACTCGTCCTCCGCGTCCGACGGCTGGTGCTGCTTGTTGAAGCAGCGGCCGCGCAGGATGCGGGCCTCTTCGCGGTGGCCCGTGCGCGGGCTGGCGACGGCGATTTCTCCAAGGCCCATGAGGAAGCGCCCGCACGTGGTGGCGGCGGTCTGCACCTTCGCGTAGCCGAGGAAGCGCTCATCGGAGTCGTCCGACAGGAGCCCGCCCGGAACGAGCGCGCCCAGCGTCTTGCGCTTGCGCGGCTCCGAGGACGCGGCCGGGCCCATGGACGGAGCCTGCACGGCGCCCGGCGTCGGCAGAGGCGCGGAGGACGCGAGCGAGCCCGCCGGTGAGCCGGGGTAGGGCACGAAGTCATCGGACGGAGAGGTTTCGTTCGGAGTCACGGGCCGGGGGATCTCCGTGTTGGACGCGTGCGCCGGGTCCGGAGCGCTCTCCAAGGGGTTGGAGGCGGTGGCAACGGATTGGCGCGGCGCTTCCGGAGCAGGAGCTTCCGGCGTCGTGGTGGCGACGGCCTGCGACGGTGCTGCGGAGTCCTGCACGGTCGGGGTACCGGCAGCGGGCGCATCCGGGGGCTTGGCAGCCGTGGCAGGTCGTGAAGGGGACTTCTTCGTGGGCAGGAGGCTCGCGACCGCGGCGCCCGGTTCGGCGGCGCGCAGGTCCCGGAACGCCTGACGGTCTCCGGCGGAGAGCGCGCGAGGCTTCAGCGCTTCACCGGTGCCCGCGAGCTCCACGCGCTGGCCCGCGTCCACGAAGCGCGGAGGCTGGCCTTCCGCGTCCACGCGCACGCGGCCTTCGAGGACCGCCACCGCGGCACCGGCCGCCGTGCGCTCCACCGAGAAGACCGTCCCCACGACGGACACGCGCAGGCCGGCGGACTCCACGAGGAACGCCTCGCGCTTCGCATGCGACGCATTCACGGAGAGCCGTCCCTGCTGGACGGTCAGGTGCACGGCGTTCGACTCCGCGCGAGCGAACACCACGTCCGAGCCCGCCGACAGCCGCACCCGGCTCTCGTCCGGAAGCCGCAGCACCGCCGAGGCCTTCGGAGGCGTCCGCACCGCCATGCCCGAGCGCAGCCGCATCCCGGCCGCCAGCGCATGCTCAAGGCCAGTGGCCTCCCGCAGCACCGCGCCCGTGACGCGCTCCGCCTCCGTCGTGGACGCAGCCTCCGGCCGCACCGCGACCGCCTCTTGCTTCTCGGAAGCCAGCTCCGGCCGGGCCGCGACGGCTTCTTCTGCGGTGGGCCCCGGTTGACCGACGGCCTTCTCTCCAACCGGCGCGGTCTGCTGCGCGCCGGTCGCGATGACCGACGGGGCCTGCGCTCCGTCCTTCTTCCAGAGCGCACCGCCCAGCCACAGCACCAGCGCGACGGCACAGGCCCCCGCGAGCGTCATCGTCCAGGGCGACAGGAAGCGCGGCTCGCGCCGGGCCATCCGCTTCGCCGCCTCGGCCTTCAGCCGCGCCCCGGTCTCCTCCCACCGCACGGACGGCTCCACCGCGCGCGCCGTGTGCAGCAGCTCCCGGGTCTGCACCACGCGCTTCCACTCCGCCTCGCACGCGGCGCACTCCGTCAGGTGTGCCTCCACGCGGGCCTTCGCGGCCGCATCCAGCTCGCCGGCGGCCAGCGCCCACAGGGACTCGGTCTCATGGCCGGCCATGGGAACCTCCCACCGGCCGGGCGACGACCAGACGCTGCATGGCCTCGGTGAACTCCAATCTCGCGTGGTGCAGGCGGCTGCGCACGGTGTTGGCGGAGCTTCCCACGGCGAGGGCAATCTCGTCCGGGCTCATGCCGCACAGCTCGTGGTAGACGAAGACGATGCGCTTCTTGGGCTTGAGCTTCTCCAGCGCGGCCTCCACCAGCCGGGCCGCCTGACGACGCTCCGCGGCACGCTCCGGGTCCTCGCCCGTCGCCACCACCTCCGGCGGGTCCGCGAACGGGTCCTCCGGCCGGCGCCGCTTCCACCTCAGATGGCTGAGCGCCACGTTGGCGCACACCCGGTAGAGGAACGTCTTGAAGCGCGACTCGCCCCGGAAGCCCTTCACCGCCGTGAGCAGCCGCAGGTACGTCTCCTGGAGCAGGTCGTCCACCTCCACGCGGTTGCCCACCAGGTGGCGCAACGTGCGCGCCGCGTCCAGCTTCGTGGCTTCGTAGAGCTGCTCGAAGGCGGCGAGGTCCCCCTCCTGGACCCGCTGGACCAGCAGCCGCAGGTGGGCCTCGTCGGAGGAGGCCGGACCGCGCGCGCCCACCGCGCCCACGCCGGACTCCGGCGGGACCGCGGCCGCCCACGTGCGCGCTCCTCGGCTGAACACCAGGGCCTCTCCTTCAGGGCGACGCCGGACGTCCCCCGCCTCCAGGAACGCCCTCCAGTCTGTATCGGTGGTCCAGACGAGCACACTGCCTCCGTGCCCCTGGGTCTCCGGAGAGACGAAAAAAGATCAAAATTATTTGATCAATACGGCCCCTACTTGCGTCGAAGGCTCTCGAAATCGGATGACCCCCCCGGTGGCCGGTCCGGACCCATCCCATTCCTTTGGAGCCCCCACTCATGAGGAACACCACGCTTCGCGGCATGCTGTCCGTGCCGTTCCTTGCGCTGTTAGGCCTGCTGTCGGGTTGCATCCTCGAGACGAACGGCAACGGGTACTGGCCCGATGACGACTACGATTCCAGCTACGGCTGCTCCACCACGTCCGACTGTGGCTCCAACCAGTACTGTCACTCCGGCAGCTGCTGGGACCTGAGCTCGGACTCCCAGAACTGCGTCTACTCCAGCGAGTGTCCCGGCACGCAGATGTGCATCAACGGCTGGTGCGCCCAGTCGTGCTACCGCGACTCGGAATGTGGCGCGGGCGGCCGCTGCAAGGACAACTTCTGCACCACCACCGGCGGCACCGGCACGTCCGACGGCGGCACCAAGACGGACGGCGGCACCAAGACGGATGGCGGCACCAAGCCGGACGCGGGCACGTCTGACGGCGGCACGAAGCCGGACGCGGGCACGGACGGCGGCTCCGGCCCGGTCTGCCGGGTCAATACTGACTGCGGCA is a genomic window of Corallococcus macrosporus containing:
- a CDS encoding nicotinamidase — translated: MPLPAPRFHDDARAGQLYLERVAEVSQEAHRYAAEHRVRPAREDKVRIAAFGIDAQVAFCTPGASLFVPGAVEDTQRTLRWLYAHLDRLTGLVFSLDTHRAFQIFHPAWWKDAEGRPPAPMTVITAKDVREGRWRATRHPEESLAYCEGLEASGRYVLTIWPYHALLGGQSHALVPAMYEASLFHALVRDTPTHFELKGEHPLTENYSVMAPEVTEVKGQRVGEFNARLMEHLMTFDRVYVFGQASSHCVLSTLRDLQQYLERTDRSKLQRIHILEDAMSPVPAPPLQPLPPGLDFPRVAKEALEGFRAAGMRVVRTTDPMAP
- a CDS encoding glycerate kinase — translated: MIRPRWLLAPQEFKGTLSAAEAADAMAEGLREASLEVVLDVAPLADGGPGTLDALLVGMPKGERRKLTVQGPLGAPVEASWARLDDGRTAVVEMAQASGLSLVPPEQRDARAACTHGTGQLLRAALDAGCERLIVGLGGSATTDGGKGALEALGFRFLDADGAPLPPGGASLARLSRVDATGKHPRLEQVELLIATDVTTPLLGNDGSARLFGPQKGADAAAVEELEAALATFCRIVDEATANLPGAGAAGGLGYGLAALAGGKLTSGYDLVARALGMERRVLLADLVLTGEGRFDRQTSMGKGPVALARLARAQGTHVVLFAGIVQRDNGPELSLFREVVELSGQARPGASARETLREATAKWALARLGR
- a CDS encoding YkgJ family cysteine cluster protein; the encoded protein is MARRDWDDADDEAPASGTRALERALQETRTVYRQADAAYAPYSCPASGECCQLAVTKRQPWLWLPEWELLKRSKPLPPARADGACPYLDAAGLRCTVYADRPFGCRTFFCQRIQGPARQPSEEVARLLQRLERISQRVMPSLQGPRPLLEWYAGVSTAPAREER
- a CDS encoding class I SAM-dependent rRNA methyltransferase translates to MTPSSPPRSGRPGAPPPGRGGKPGARPEKHGQRPEKMRPDRTSPELGPDGTPQVMLLRRGSDRWLAGPPWIYRADLNGDPGLQGGEVVRVVDGRGWFLGKAFYSKQSKISLRWLTNDDVAVDADFFRQRLQSAEALRKLALPGETTYRLVHGEADGLPGLVVDRYGDYLSVQFLVPAMEQRKALIADLLEELLRPKGIVNRSDVSVRHLEGLLPEKGLLRGSLPPGPVPFDEGLVRVRADLLEGQKTGAFLDQRENHVMAAQYAFGEALDCFSYVGGFALQLATRAKHVTAVEISESASAQLRDNAQANKLTNLEVVTANAFDFLRDAVDEGKRYDTIVLDPPSFAKNKDAIPAAVRGYKELNLRAFQLLRPGGILVTASCTYHVDEQAFEEMLASAASDAKRRVQIIERRGAGRDHPVLLNLRETRYLKCFVLRML
- a CDS encoding FxsA family protein — encoded protein: MLKVLVIVCILLPLVELYLLITLGHHIGLGSTLALLAGSAVLGSLIARKQGEKVFRNWREAMAGGGVPEEGLLNGVLVLVGGALLIAPGFISDVMGLALMVPPVRRWVTARVRRSLEQTLRSGTVRFTHIGGMGPMPGEDPFQDARRFDAQETPSKTEPSEGPATFRRPRSEGGEVDAELTSDEEPRG
- a CDS encoding FecR domain-containing protein encodes the protein MAGHETESLWALAAGELDAAAKARVEAHLTECAACEAEWKRVVQTRELLHTARAVEPSVRWEETGARLKAEAAKRMARREPRFLSPWTMTLAGACAVALVLWLGGALWKKDGAQAPSVIATGAQQTAPVGEKAVGQPGPTAEEAVAARPELASEKQEAVAVRPEAASTTEAERVTGAVLREATGLEHALAAGMRLRSGMAVRTPPKASAVLRLPDESRVRLSAGSDVVFARAESNAVHLTVQQGRLSVNASHAKREAFLVESAGLRVSVVGTVFSVERTAAGAAVAVLEGRVRVDAEGQPPRFVDAGQRVELAGTGEALKPRALSAGDRQAFRDLRAAEPGAAVASLLPTKKSPSRPATAAKPPDAPAAGTPTVQDSAAPSQAVATTTPEAPAPEAPRQSVATASNPLESAPDPAHASNTEIPRPVTPNETSPSDDFVPYPGSPAGSLASSAPLPTPGAVQAPSMGPAASSEPRKRKTLGALVPGGLLSDDSDERFLGYAKVQTAATTCGRFLMGLGEIAVASPRTGHREEARILRGRCFNKQHQPSDAEDEFRQYLREFPNGRYATEARIALGMSAEPQPGAPAQAPAPMPVPTPVTPRWNGSPQRVPVSPGVPRRW
- a CDS encoding sigma-70 family RNA polymerase sigma factor produces the protein MFSRGARTWAAAVPPESGVGAVGARGPASSDEAHLRLLVQRVQEGDLAAFEQLYEATKLDAARTLRHLVGNRVEVDDLLQETYLRLLTAVKGFRGESRFKTFLYRVCANVALSHLRWKRRRPEDPFADPPEVVATGEDPERAAERRQAARLVEAALEKLKPKKRIVFVYHELCGMSPDEIALAVGSSANTVRSRLHHARLEFTEAMQRLVVARPVGGSHGRP